Proteins encoded within one genomic window of Balaenoptera ricei isolate mBalRic1 chromosome 10, mBalRic1.hap2, whole genome shotgun sequence:
- the LOC132372506 gene encoding olfactory receptor 8S1-like, with the protein MASGNHSTITKFFLLGLSPDFHIQAVLFVLFLEIHFLTIMGNFMMVLVIRADSHLHTPMYFFLSHLFFLDLCLSSVTVPKMLKDLLSETKTISVKGCLVQGFFVFITVGTEGCLLSVMVYDRYATICHFLFYAQMMKKQLCVQLVWGSWGLGALSTFINTLLAANLHFCENHTISRYSCEVPSLLSLSCSDVSTNLIVLLCSSLMHGFGTLLPTVSSYARIVSTILSISSTAGRSKVFSTCSTHLTAVSFFFGSGFLCYLMPTSGSPLELIFSVQYGVVTPMLILLSTA; encoded by the coding sequence ATGGCTTCGGGGAACCACAGCACCATCACTAAATTCTTTCTCCTTGGGCTGTCTCCTGACTTCCACATCCAGGCTGTGCTCTTTGTGTTGTTCCTAGAGATTCACTTCCTGACCATAATGGGGAACTTTATGATGGTGCTGGTGATCAGGGCTGATTCTCACCTCCACACGCCCATGTATTTCTTCCTGAGTCATCTCTTTTTCCTGGATCTTTGTTTATCCTCAGTCACTGTGCCCAAGATGCTGAAGGACCTCCTGTCTGAGACAAAAACCATCTCAGTAAAGGGCTGCCTGGTTCAAGGCTTCTTTGTGTTTATTACTGTAGGGACTGAAGGCTGTCTGCTCTCAGTGATGGTCTATGACCGCTATGCCACCATCTGCCACTTTCTATTCTATGCACAGATGATGAAGAAACAGCTGTGTGTGCAGCTTGTGTGGGGCTCATGGGGTTTGGGTGCTTTAAGCACATTTATTAACACCCTTCTAGCTGCCAACTTGCACTTCTGTGAGAATCATACCATTAGCCGCTATAGCTGTGAGGTGCCCTCTCTCTTGTCTCTGTCCTGCTCTGATGTCTCCACCAACCTCATAGTCCTGCTTTGCTCCAGCCTGATGCATGGGTTTGGGACCCTCCTCCCAACAGTCTCCTCCTATGCTCGTATAGTCTCCACCATCCTGAGCATCAGCTCCACCGCAGGCAGAAGCAAGGTCTTCTCCACCTGCTCCACCCACCTCACCGCAGTGAGTTTCTTCTTTGGCTCAGGGTTTCTCTGCTACCTCATGCCAACTTCAGGATCCCCTCTGGAGTTGATCTTTTCTGTGCAGTATGGTGTGGTCACTCCCATGCTGATCCTCTTGTCTACAGCCTGA